The Virgibacillus siamensis sequence ACCGTTGAATACTGCGGTTACGTTATCAAGGCATAATGTGAGCATTTTCGAACGTGTCTCCTCACTTGCGGATCCTATGTGGGGCAGTGCTGCCACATTATCAAGCTGGACAAGCGGATGTTCCGCACCGATTGGCTCACCTTTAAATACATCCAAGCCGGCAGCGCGAATTTCTCCTTTCGTTAATGCATCGTACAATGCATCTTCATCGACCGTTCCCCCACGCGACACATTCACAAATACTGCCGAGTTTTTCATTTTCCGAAATGCTTCCCGATTAAACAAATCCGCTGTCTGATTCGTTAACGGCACAAGACAAACAACAAAATCAGATTCGGCAAGCAATTCATCAAATGCTTTATAAACCGCCCCGATTTCCCTTTCAGCATCCGGTTTACGCGAGCGTGCATGATACATTACGTGCATATCAAACCCTTTTGCCCGTTTTGCAACAGCCTGCCCAATTCTGCCCATTCCAACGATACCGATCGTTTTATGATGTACATCTGCACCGGCCAGCAAATACGGTGACCAATTTTCCCATGCATTACTTTTAATATACTCACTGGCTTCGACAATACGACGGGCCGCTGCCATTAACAAGGCAAACGTCAAGTCAGCCGTTGTATCAGTCAAAACATCCGGTGTATTGGTTACCATTACACCCCGTTCCTTTGCGGCAGCTACATCAACATTATCAAAACCGACCGCCATATTGGCCACAATTTTCAGCTTTTCCCCATGTTCAAGCAGCTCACGGTCGATTTGTTCGGTCAGCAAACAGAGCAACCCATCGGCATCCTGTATTTCTTTAAGAAGCACATCCCTTGGCACTGGTTCATCCGCCGCTTCCCACATTCGAACATCAAAATGGCTGCGATATGGCTTTAGCACTTTTTCCGGTATTTTTCGTGTTACATAGATTACTGGTTTCAAAAGTCCATCGCTCCTCTAAAATTGTGATTATAACCAGTGTAACACAGGGATTTCCAACCTCTCACAATCAACACCCGCTTCATCAAAAAATTTCCCCAGACGCCGCTCATAATCCTGCTGTCGGTCAAGCAATTCCTCCAATTCAAGAACGCTCCCATCATTCCCTCCTTTGGCAAATCCCCTTTCCATTGCGTCAAATAGATGAATTGGGAAAATCAAACGTGCATAAATCATCCGCCAGCTGAATACCGATAACTGCCGCTCTTCCTGATAATCATTTAAAAAATCCCTGATCTTTTTGACCGGATCGTTTACCTGAAGCAGCCTGTGCCGGATATATTCCGCTAAATCCCTTGCCGGATGATCATAAACCAATTCATTTGTCCATACAAAACCATCCGCTAAATTTCCGGCATATCGCCTTAGTCCCATTGTTCCTTGGTCTACATCGCCAAAACGCTTTTCCCCCTCACTTTCCTGCATATATTGAATTGCATTTTCACTGATACCAACAACATATGGTAGCGCATCCGACAGCAACTTGCTCCACGGTGTCGGATTCTCATTCACATCCATAACAATTTTATTTTCAAATGCAGTAAGCTTATCAATCCATAATTGTTTCCATTGCCCATAGCTTGAAATTTCCTGCGGTTCATACGGATAGTCAAGACCACCCATGTGCAATTCCGCCAGCGCCTTCCCTTCCGACAAACTATGACCGGTTTCGGCAAATGGCGCCTTTACCACAAAGAAATGATCGTTCCGATAACGTGTAAACCATTCGCCGCTTACATTTTGAATTGGATAGGCAATTTTTGTATAATGATTTTCAACTAAAAAATACGCTGCAGCAGCTTGCTCCATATGTATCATTTCCTTATAGTCGGCTGAAATGGTAAAATAAAGAAAGTTATCCTGCTTAAAACCCTCCCTTCCGTTCATAATAATTTTTTCATGTGCCTGTATACCATAGAAATCAGTGAGCAATTCCTTCACGGATATCCTCTCCATTCAAAATAGATCTATATCCTATAACTATGTTTGTACCGGCAGTTTTTTAACTATAAATGAAAGAAAAGGTGGTTCGAATGGATAAAAATACACAACAGAGTGAACTTGAATTAAAAGCAAGAGAATGGCTGACACAACGCGGTGTCACCCTTCATGATATCGCAGAACTGGTTTATTACCTGCAAGCCAAGTACCATGAAGACTTGACGATGGATGAGTGTCTCCATAATGTGGACCGTGTCTTAACCAAACGCGAGGTGCAGAATGCGATTTTGACTGGAATTCAGCTGGATACACTTGCCGAAAAAAACATGCTTGACCGGCCGCTGCAACAAACGATTGAAACGGATGAGAGTCTGTATGGAATTGATGAAATCATCGCCTTTTCCATCGTCAATGTATATGGCTCCATCGGTTTCACGAACTACGGATATATCGATAAGCAAAAACCGGGCATTCTGGAAAAACTGAACGATAAATCAAGCGGGGAATGCCACACATTTTTAGATGACATTGTCGGGGCAATTGCCGCTGCCGCATCAAGCCGCCTGGCACACGGATCGGCTGACGTAAAACAATTGGATGACTGAAAAGATCAAAAGCTGCTCGATACTGAGCAGCTTTTTCAAATATTGTCCATCCATTGATATAAATTTTGCACATAGTAGGTTGGCTTTTTCGCCAATTGCGGATAATCGGCAAAAGGAGTGACACCGGTAAATACCATTAACGTATCAAGCCCTGCATTTATCCCCGCGAGTATGTCTGTGTGATAGTTATCGCCAACCATCAATGTATCCGTACTGGAAGAACCAATTGTCTCCAGCGCCTGTTCCATAATGATCTCTTCCGGTTTGCCAATAAAAGTCGGCTTTTGACCTGTACTGACCGTGATCACCGAGGTCAGCGCACCATTACCCGGCTCCAGTCC is a genomic window containing:
- a CDS encoding 2-hydroxyacid dehydrogenase, which encodes MKPVIYVTRKIPEKVLKPYRSHFDVRMWEAADEPVPRDVLLKEIQDADGLLCLLTEQIDRELLEHGEKLKIVANMAVGFDNVDVAAAKERGVMVTNTPDVLTDTTADLTFALLMAAARRIVEASEYIKSNAWENWSPYLLAGADVHHKTIGIVGMGRIGQAVAKRAKGFDMHVMYHARSRKPDAEREIGAVYKAFDELLAESDFVVCLVPLTNQTADLFNREAFRKMKNSAVFVNVSRGGTVDEDALYDALTKGEIRAAGLDVFKGEPIGAEHPLVQLDNVAALPHIGSASEETRSKMLTLCLDNVTAVFNGEKPLTPVSTQ
- a CDS encoding phosphatidylglycerophosphatase A family protein; its protein translation is MDKNTQQSELELKAREWLTQRGVTLHDIAELVYYLQAKYHEDLTMDECLHNVDRVLTKREVQNAILTGIQLDTLAEKNMLDRPLQQTIETDESLYGIDEIIAFSIVNVYGSIGFTNYGYIDKQKPGILEKLNDKSSGECHTFLDDIVGAIAAAASSRLAHGSADVKQLDD